From a region of the Halolamina sp. CBA1230 genome:
- the pdhA gene encoding pyruvate dehydrogenase (acetyl-transferring) E1 component subunit alpha codes for MSTIQRDPENRVQVLDEDGNLVGERPDIDDETLLDIYRDMKLARHFDERAVSLQRQGRMGTYPPLSGQEGAQIGSAHALAEDDWMVPSYREHGAAVVRGLPLKQTLLYWMGYEAGNEVPEDANILPVAVPIASQIPHAAGLAWSWKLQSIDDDAAADAAAGDTDTAGICYFGDGATSEGDFHEGLNFAGVYDVPMVFFCNNNQWAISVPREKQTASETLAQKADAYGFEGVQVDGMDPLAVYKVTQDALEKARNPGEDQLRPTMIEAVQYRFGAHTTADDPTVYRDEDEVERWKAKDPIPRLEAFLRSEGLLDDETVDEIEETIEQRVSDAIDEAEAEPRPEPEEMFEHAYADLPPALREQRDEFVETVNRHGKDAFLEEE; via the coding sequence GTGAGTACGATACAGCGCGATCCCGAGAACCGGGTCCAGGTGCTCGACGAGGACGGCAACCTCGTCGGCGAGCGCCCGGATATCGACGACGAGACGCTGTTGGACATCTACCGGGACATGAAGCTCGCCCGGCACTTCGACGAGCGGGCGGTCAGCCTCCAGCGCCAGGGGCGGATGGGCACCTACCCGCCGCTCTCGGGCCAGGAGGGCGCCCAGATCGGCTCGGCCCACGCGCTGGCCGAGGACGACTGGATGGTGCCGTCGTACCGCGAACACGGCGCCGCGGTCGTGCGGGGCCTGCCGCTGAAGCAGACGCTGCTGTACTGGATGGGGTACGAGGCGGGCAACGAGGTGCCCGAGGACGCGAACATCCTCCCCGTCGCAGTCCCCATCGCGAGCCAGATCCCCCACGCGGCGGGGCTGGCGTGGTCCTGGAAGCTGCAGAGCATCGACGACGACGCGGCCGCCGACGCCGCAGCAGGTGACACCGACACGGCCGGGATCTGCTACTTCGGCGACGGCGCCACCAGCGAGGGCGATTTCCACGAAGGGCTGAACTTCGCCGGCGTGTACGACGTGCCGATGGTGTTCTTCTGTAACAACAACCAGTGGGCGATCTCGGTGCCCCGCGAGAAGCAGACCGCCTCCGAGACGCTGGCCCAGAAGGCCGACGCGTACGGGTTCGAGGGTGTTCAGGTCGACGGGATGGACCCGCTGGCCGTCTACAAGGTCACGCAGGACGCGCTCGAGAAAGCCCGCAACCCCGGCGAGGACCAGCTCCGGCCGACGATGATCGAGGCGGTCCAGTACCGCTTCGGCGCCCACACCACCGCGGACGATCCCACGGTGTACCGCGACGAGGACGAGGTCGAACGCTGGAAGGCGAAGGACCCGATCCCGCGGCTGGAGGCGTTCCTCCGGAGCGAGGGGCTGCTCGACGACGAGACCGTCGACGAGATCGAGGAGACCATCGAGCAGCGGGTCTCCGACGCGATCGACGAGGCGGAGGCAGAGCCCCGCCCCGAGCCCGAGGAGATGTTCGAGCACGCCTACGCCGACCTCCCGCCGGCGCTACGCGAACAGCGTGACGAGTTCGTGGAGACCGTGAACCGACACGGCAAGGACGCGTTCCTGGAGGAAGAATGA
- the lipA gene encoding lipoyl synthase, with product MSSRRRKPDWLKSQPPTGQRFTDIKQTLRDRDLHTVCEEANCPNMGECWSGRDGPGTGPGTATFMLMGERCSRGCNFCDVATGGMEPLDPDEPRNVAEAVGEIGLDYVVLTSVDRDDLDDGGAAHFAETIRECKQRNPGTLVEVLIPDFGGDEDAVRQIIDAEPDVIAHNVETVERLQWPVRDRRANYEQTLDVLEQVDRESDIYTKTSLMLGLGEYDHEIYRTLSDLRNVGVDVVTFGQYLQPSRSHLDVFEYVHPDAFETWRQVAEEELGFLYCASGPMVRSSYKAGELFVDALVRDGKSPERAREEARAAASD from the coding sequence ATGAGCAGCCGCAGGCGGAAACCCGACTGGCTCAAGAGCCAGCCGCCGACCGGACAACGGTTCACCGACATCAAGCAGACGCTCCGGGACCGGGATCTCCACACCGTCTGTGAGGAGGCGAACTGCCCCAACATGGGCGAGTGCTGGTCTGGGCGGGACGGGCCGGGCACGGGCCCCGGCACCGCGACGTTCATGCTGATGGGCGAGCGCTGTTCGCGGGGCTGTAACTTCTGTGACGTGGCGACCGGCGGGATGGAGCCGCTGGACCCCGACGAGCCACGGAACGTCGCCGAAGCCGTCGGCGAGATCGGCCTCGACTACGTCGTCCTCACCTCCGTCGACCGCGACGACCTCGACGACGGCGGCGCGGCCCACTTCGCGGAGACGATCCGGGAGTGCAAGCAGCGCAACCCCGGGACGCTCGTCGAGGTGCTGATCCCGGACTTCGGCGGCGACGAGGACGCCGTCCGGCAGATCATCGACGCCGAACCGGACGTGATCGCCCACAACGTCGAGACCGTCGAACGCCTCCAGTGGCCGGTCCGGGACCGCCGCGCGAACTACGAGCAGACACTCGACGTGCTGGAACAGGTCGACCGCGAATCCGACATCTACACGAAAACGAGCCTGATGCTCGGCCTCGGCGAGTACGACCACGAGATCTACCGCACGCTCTCGGATCTGCGCAACGTCGGCGTCGACGTGGTGACGTTCGGCCAGTACCTCCAGCCCTCCCGCTCCCACCTCGACGTGTTCGAGTACGTCCATCCCGACGCGTTCGAGACGTGGCGACAGGTCGCCGAGGAGGAGCTCGGCTTTCTCTACTGCGCTTCGGGCCCGATGGTTCGGTCGTCGTACAAGGCGGGCGAGCTGTTCGTCGACGCGCTCGTTCGCGACGGGAAGAGCCCCGAGCGGGCGCGGGAGGAAGCGCGGGCAGCCGCGAGCGACTAG
- a CDS encoding MATE family efflux transporter translates to MFDLDPGDITEGRLSRALLVLAAPLVAQNLVQVANSAADVFWLGRLGDGAVGAVGLNQPVMALVMVPLMAAMVGTQVLVSQRIGSENAAGARKAVFHGICLALVSGVAIALVVAPNAGALVRLLGAGPDVAPQAAAYLSAYMLLFPFTSVSDTVEMGFVGAGDSKTAMYLNFLAIGGNLVLDPLLIFGVGPFPRLEVAGAALATVLGYTMSMVLGLYWLTGDHGSISLSLADAGFDLDELREMVDIGLPSAGQRLASQSVRLVVVAIVTVVGGAAGLAAYTVGARIATIAFVPATGLQQAGQSVVGQNLGADRPDRARRATWIGVGIAVGALTLIGVVQLLIPELLTRVFVPDISAQGQAYAVRYLEILAYGYWAIGATYMLLGGLNGARRTKTSLIVDLVKYWGIRLPIAVLALPVGLGVGAFGLSVAPGLGWGMDAIFWAVTGSNVAAALGLAAYFRYATGEGMMDRAADVAAAD, encoded by the coding sequence ATGTTCGACCTCGACCCGGGTGACATCACCGAGGGGCGGCTCTCGCGGGCGCTGCTCGTGCTCGCGGCGCCGCTGGTGGCCCAGAACCTCGTCCAGGTGGCGAACTCGGCGGCGGACGTGTTCTGGCTCGGCCGCCTGGGCGACGGCGCGGTCGGCGCGGTCGGCCTGAACCAGCCGGTCATGGCGCTGGTGATGGTGCCGCTGATGGCGGCGATGGTCGGGACCCAGGTGTTAGTCTCCCAGCGGATCGGCAGCGAGAACGCCGCCGGCGCGCGGAAGGCGGTGTTCCACGGGATCTGTCTGGCGCTCGTCTCCGGCGTCGCCATCGCGCTGGTCGTCGCGCCCAACGCGGGGGCGCTGGTCCGCCTGCTCGGCGCCGGCCCCGACGTGGCGCCACAGGCTGCGGCGTACCTCTCGGCGTACATGCTGCTGTTCCCGTTCACCTCCGTCAGCGACACCGTGGAGATGGGCTTCGTCGGCGCGGGCGACTCCAAGACCGCGATGTACCTCAACTTCCTCGCGATCGGCGGGAACCTCGTGCTCGACCCGCTGCTGATCTTCGGCGTCGGTCCGTTCCCCCGTCTCGAAGTCGCTGGCGCCGCGCTGGCGACGGTGCTGGGGTACACGATGTCGATGGTGCTCGGACTCTACTGGCTGACTGGCGACCACGGCTCGATCTCGCTGTCGCTCGCGGACGCCGGGTTCGACCTCGACGAGCTCCGGGAGATGGTCGACATCGGCCTCCCCTCCGCAGGCCAGCGGCTGGCTTCGCAGTCGGTCCGGCTGGTCGTCGTCGCCATCGTCACGGTCGTCGGCGGCGCCGCGGGGCTGGCGGCGTACACCGTCGGCGCCCGGATCGCGACGATCGCGTTCGTCCCCGCGACCGGGCTCCAGCAGGCCGGCCAGAGCGTCGTCGGCCAGAACCTCGGCGCCGACCGCCCCGACCGCGCCCGGCGGGCGACGTGGATCGGCGTCGGTATTGCGGTCGGCGCGCTCACGCTGATCGGCGTCGTCCAGCTGCTGATCCCCGAGCTGCTCACGCGAGTGTTCGTGCCGGACATCTCCGCGCAGGGGCAGGCGTACGCGGTTCGCTACCTCGAGATCCTCGCGTACGGCTACTGGGCGATCGGCGCGACGTACATGCTGCTCGGGGGGCTCAACGGCGCGCGCCGGACCAAGACCAGCCTGATCGTCGACCTCGTGAAGTACTGGGGGATCAGGCTCCCCATCGCGGTGCTCGCGCTCCCGGTCGGCCTCGGCGTCGGCGCGTTCGGCCTCTCGGTTGCGCCCGGCCTCGGGTGGGGGATGGACGCCATCTTCTGGGCGGTCACGGGGTCGAACGTCGCCGCCGCGCTGGGGCTGGCGGCGTACTTCCGGTACGCGACGGGCGAGGGGATGATGGATCGCGCGGCGGACGTGGCGGCGGCGGATTAG
- a CDS encoding DEAD/DEAH box helicase yields MSQRSDATARVADAVPEFAEAFAFEEFNAMQREALPALLETDENVVASAPTASGKTALAELAICKTLREGGTALFIAPMRALTNEKEAEWDRFEELGYSVYVVTGERDLDPRRAERADILVMTPEKTDSATRKHDSARYGFITDVDCCVIDEVHLLDSEKRGSVLEVTVSRLRRLCAPRIVALSATMPNVEDVAEWLDAPPENTFAFGDEYRPVDLETGVKTYSHGENSFADKYRRLYRALDLVKPHIGEDGQSLVFVSSRQDTVRAAEKARDETTEWDIDMGSRGEYDFHTAAKELENETLRHSVVDGVAFHHAGLSRNDKDLVEQWFKEGKIQLLFSTSTLAWGVNLPARCVVIRDTKYHDPLEGEVDISPLDVLQMLGRAGRPGYDDVGYGWVISDSEEADKYRRLLREGKEIESMLAGDIETHLNAEVAMGTIQGLDDVMSWVETTFYYVRAQSKPDEYEFENLRERVRGTVESLVDSGFVETDEDLGVEATTLGRLASNYYLRLDTAERFRETCERDQLSGDDVLEAVAAADEFDSVSARQSETDAIDRALDGVGVETELENGNRKVLAILHAATEGRTPSELRSDAWIIRQNALRLIAALREFAAAFAGPRAANLVRRMEARVEHGVPREAVGLTAVEGVGAGRAETLAGAGFTSPAQLVDVGADTLANAGLSASVAERVVDAAEDLPLLSVDWGAFPDSIEQGGNEMCELTVRNTGGGARVGIRVTVNGTEMTETETYLGDAETVPAPVFGADAEELRFVVEVTFPGLPLAPVREDRTVRVN; encoded by the coding sequence GTGTCTCAGCGCTCCGACGCCACGGCCCGCGTCGCCGACGCCGTCCCCGAGTTCGCCGAGGCGTTCGCGTTCGAGGAGTTCAACGCGATGCAGCGGGAGGCGCTGCCCGCGCTGCTCGAAACCGACGAGAACGTCGTCGCCAGCGCGCCCACCGCCTCCGGGAAGACCGCGCTCGCGGAACTGGCGATCTGTAAGACGCTGCGGGAGGGCGGCACCGCCCTCTTTATCGCGCCGATGCGGGCGCTGACCAACGAGAAGGAGGCCGAGTGGGACCGGTTCGAGGAGCTGGGCTACTCGGTGTACGTCGTCACGGGCGAGCGCGATCTCGACCCGCGCCGCGCGGAACGCGCGGACATCCTCGTGATGACGCCGGAGAAAACCGACTCCGCCACCCGGAAACACGACTCCGCGCGCTACGGGTTCATCACCGACGTGGACTGCTGTGTGATCGACGAGGTCCACCTGCTCGACTCCGAGAAGCGCGGCTCGGTGCTCGAAGTGACCGTCTCGCGGCTCCGCCGGCTCTGTGCCCCCCGGATCGTCGCGCTCTCGGCGACGATGCCCAACGTCGAGGACGTGGCGGAGTGGCTCGACGCGCCTCCCGAGAACACGTTCGCGTTCGGCGACGAGTACCGCCCCGTCGATCTCGAGACCGGCGTGAAGACGTACAGCCACGGCGAGAACTCCTTCGCGGACAAGTACCGCCGGCTCTACCGTGCGCTCGACCTCGTGAAGCCGCACATCGGCGAGGATGGGCAGTCGCTCGTGTTCGTCTCCTCGCGGCAGGACACCGTCCGCGCCGCCGAGAAAGCCCGCGACGAGACGACGGAGTGGGATATCGACATGGGCTCCCGCGGGGAGTACGACTTCCACACCGCCGCCAAGGAGCTCGAGAACGAGACGCTGCGACACTCCGTCGTCGACGGCGTCGCGTTCCACCACGCCGGGCTCTCGCGGAACGACAAGGACCTCGTCGAGCAGTGGTTCAAGGAGGGGAAGATCCAGCTCCTCTTTTCGACCTCGACGCTCGCGTGGGGCGTGAACCTCCCCGCCCGCTGTGTGGTGATCCGCGACACGAAGTACCACGACCCGCTGGAGGGTGAGGTCGACATCTCGCCGCTGGACGTGCTCCAGATGCTCGGCCGCGCCGGCCGCCCGGGGTACGACGACGTGGGGTACGGCTGGGTGATCAGCGATTCCGAGGAGGCCGACAAGTACCGTCGCCTGCTGCGGGAGGGGAAGGAGATCGAGTCGATGCTCGCGGGCGACATCGAGACCCACCTCAACGCCGAGGTGGCGATGGGGACGATCCAGGGGCTCGACGACGTGATGTCGTGGGTCGAGACGACGTTCTACTACGTGCGCGCCCAGTCCAAGCCCGACGAGTACGAGTTCGAGAACCTTCGCGAGCGCGTGCGCGGGACGGTCGAGAGCCTCGTCGACTCGGGCTTCGTCGAGACCGACGAGGACCTCGGTGTCGAAGCCACCACGCTTGGCCGCCTCGCCTCGAACTACTACCTCCGCCTCGATACGGCCGAGCGCTTCCGCGAGACCTGCGAGCGCGACCAGCTCTCCGGCGACGACGTGCTCGAAGCCGTCGCCGCCGCCGACGAGTTCGACTCCGTCTCCGCTCGCCAGTCCGAGACCGACGCGATCGACCGCGCGCTCGACGGCGTGGGCGTCGAGACGGAGTTGGAGAACGGGAACCGCAAGGTGCTCGCGATCCTCCACGCCGCGACGGAGGGGCGCACGCCCAGCGAACTCCGCTCGGACGCGTGGATCATCCGTCAGAACGCGCTGCGTCTCATCGCCGCCCTCCGCGAATTTGCCGCCGCCTTCGCCGGCCCCCGCGCCGCGAACCTCGTGCGCCGGATGGAGGCCCGCGTCGAACACGGCGTTCCACGGGAAGCGGTGGGGCTCACCGCCGTCGAGGGCGTCGGCGCCGGCCGCGCGGAAACGCTCGCCGGCGCGGGCTTTACCTCGCCCGCACAGCTGGTCGACGTCGGCGCGGACACGCTGGCGAACGCGGGCCTCTCGGCGAGCGTCGCCGAGCGCGTCGTCGACGCCGCCGAGGATCTCCCGCTGCTCTCGGTCGACTGGGGGGCGTTCCCCGACTCGATCGAGCAGGGGGGGAACGAGATGTGCGAGCTGACGGTCCGGAACACCGGCGGCGGCGCCCGCGTGGGGATCCGCGTGACCGTCAACGGCACCGAGATGACCGAGACCGAGACGTATCTCGGCGACGCGGAGACGGTCCCGGCGCCGGTGTTCGGCGCCGACGCGGAGGAGTTGCGGTTCGTGGTCGAGGTGACGTTCCCGGGACTCCCGCTGGCGCCGGTGCGGGAGGATCGGACGGTTCGAGTCAACTGA
- a CDS encoding NUDIX hydrolase, whose product MPDIESVAVEPDHCHRCGAEVGTTQWEGREHPWCPECDLVLSRHPVPAVHTVVHDDDTVLLLDEPIPQQEGVLSLPGGYTKYDEEPRVSALRELEEETSLRADPADLEFLTIYHAEFPQSSLYFITYALARSDAAGDLTPEDEGFEAAFRPVEEVFADDAPLRDSDQERIRMALER is encoded by the coding sequence ATGCCCGACATCGAGTCGGTCGCCGTCGAACCGGACCACTGCCACCGCTGTGGCGCCGAAGTCGGCACCACCCAGTGGGAGGGCCGCGAACACCCGTGGTGTCCGGAGTGTGACCTCGTGCTCTCCCGCCACCCTGTCCCGGCGGTGCACACCGTCGTCCACGACGACGACACCGTGCTGCTGCTCGACGAACCCATCCCCCAACAGGAGGGCGTACTGAGCCTCCCGGGCGGGTACACGAAGTACGACGAAGAGCCACGGGTGTCCGCACTCCGGGAACTCGAGGAGGAGACCAGCCTGCGGGCCGACCCCGCGGATCTGGAGTTCCTCACCATCTACCACGCCGAGTTCCCGCAGTCGTCGTTGTACTTCATCACGTACGCGCTGGCGCGCTCGGACGCCGCCGGCGACCTCACGCCCGAAGACGAGGGGTTCGAGGCCGCGTTCCGCCCAGTCGAGGAGGTGTTCGCCGACGACGCGCCGCTCCGGGACTCGGATCAGGAGCGCATCCGGATGGCGCTGGAGCGGTGA
- a CDS encoding site-specific integrase yields the protein MNDVLEPIQPAEAKELYLEQRKQEVSESTIQAHHYRLKHFVEWTDTVAEIDNMNDVTGRDLQRFKMWRRDDGDLNNVTMVTQLSTLRVFIKWCETIDAVAPGTYEKILMPSLDRNEDRRTVLLHKGAAEQLINHLRKFEFSTRTHALVELLWHTGMRIGAAHGLDVGDYDPEEQYVELRHRPETDTRLKNKEAGERYVSLSPEVCDALDAYLKYSRDKVADDHDRKPLFTSRSGRPAKSSLRDSIYRITRPCQYTGECPHDREIDSCEAMDRNKASTCPSSVSPHAIRRGSITHHLSGDVPEKIVSDRMNVSLDVLEKHYDRRGEQEKAEQRRDYLDNL from the coding sequence ATGAACGACGTACTCGAACCTATCCAGCCGGCCGAAGCGAAGGAATTGTACCTTGAACAGCGGAAGCAGGAAGTCTCCGAATCCACCATCCAAGCGCATCACTACAGGCTCAAACACTTCGTTGAGTGGACCGACACAGTCGCGGAGATAGACAACATGAACGACGTGACGGGCCGCGACCTCCAGCGATTCAAAATGTGGCGGCGCGACGACGGCGACCTCAACAATGTCACGATGGTTACGCAGCTATCGACGCTCCGGGTGTTCATCAAGTGGTGTGAGACCATCGACGCCGTTGCACCCGGTACGTACGAGAAGATTCTGATGCCGTCGCTGGATAGAAACGAGGACCGACGAACGGTACTCCTCCATAAGGGCGCGGCGGAACAGCTCATCAATCACCTCCGGAAGTTCGAGTTCTCCACTCGAACGCACGCTCTCGTGGAGCTACTGTGGCATACAGGAATGCGAATCGGAGCCGCCCACGGCCTCGACGTAGGAGATTACGACCCTGAGGAGCAGTATGTCGAGCTTCGTCACCGTCCTGAGACAGACACCCGGCTGAAGAACAAGGAGGCAGGTGAGCGATACGTCTCTTTGAGTCCCGAGGTATGTGACGCGCTGGATGCGTATCTCAAGTACAGCCGCGATAAGGTCGCCGATGACCACGACCGCAAGCCGCTGTTCACCTCTCGTTCTGGACGACCGGCGAAGTCCTCACTCCGAGACAGCATCTACCGGATAACCCGTCCTTGCCAGTACACAGGTGAGTGTCCACACGACCGCGAGATTGACTCTTGTGAGGCAATGGACCGAAACAAGGCGAGTACCTGCCCATCGAGTGTCAGTCCTCACGCGATTCGCCGAGGCTCGATTACCCACCACTTGTCCGGGGATGTGCCGGAGAAGATTGTCAGCGACCGGATGAACGTGAGTCTCGACGTTCTGGAGAAGCACTACGACCGGCGGGGTGAGCAAGAGAAGGCTGAACAGCGACGTGATTACTTGGACAATCTATAA
- a CDS encoding FxsA family protein gives MRTRYAIAALLLIPLADAFLLVLIGNEIGLVPTVLLVVLTGLIGMLLVRAEGRHTLARIQEKAARGEPPTDELLDGALLIAAGAFLLTPGVVTDALGFLLTIPPTRYPIRVLLKKYVVVPKLDEETGGFVTGGVWTSGFPNDGDGAGSPFQRDGDGGPFDGGNAGPFDGTVNDQSEDDDVYDVDADSYRTKDDGE, from the coding sequence ATGCGAACCCGGTACGCCATCGCGGCGCTGCTGCTGATCCCGCTGGCCGACGCCTTCCTACTGGTGCTCATCGGCAACGAGATCGGGCTCGTTCCGACCGTGTTGCTGGTGGTGCTCACCGGGCTGATCGGGATGCTCCTCGTCCGCGCGGAGGGACGGCACACGCTCGCACGGATCCAGGAGAAGGCCGCACGCGGGGAGCCGCCGACGGACGAACTGCTGGACGGCGCCCTGCTGATCGCCGCCGGCGCGTTCCTGCTCACGCCCGGCGTCGTCACGGACGCGCTGGGCTTTCTGCTCACCATCCCCCCGACGCGCTACCCGATCCGGGTCCTGCTGAAGAAGTACGTGGTCGTGCCGAAACTCGACGAGGAGACGGGCGGGTTCGTCACCGGCGGCGTCTGGACCAGCGGGTTCCCGAACGACGGCGACGGCGCGGGCAGTCCGTTCCAGCGCGACGGTGACGGCGGCCCGTTCGACGGCGGGAACGCCGGCCCGTTCGACGGGACGGTGAACGATCAGTCGGAGGACGACGACGTGTACGATGTCGACGCGGACTCCTACCGCACCAAAGACGACGGCGAGTGA
- a CDS encoding DUF5778 family protein codes for MADAVDDDLYQRAKRLLEPGEIDLVGCIVHTTLGGEEDLEMHELTVAINDVIAEHAGKGESYIYAGNDTEEFASNQFQGNTVADDEFVWECQQLLREGTFDLVFYYEAGVDQEALADDLDSLDHIDRVTLVP; via the coding sequence ATGGCCGACGCCGTCGACGACGACCTCTACCAGCGGGCCAAGCGACTGCTCGAACCCGGCGAGATCGACCTCGTCGGCTGCATCGTTCACACGACCCTCGGCGGCGAGGAGGATCTGGAGATGCACGAGCTCACCGTCGCGATCAACGACGTGATCGCCGAGCACGCCGGCAAGGGTGAGAGCTACATCTACGCCGGCAACGACACCGAGGAGTTCGCCTCGAACCAGTTCCAGGGGAACACCGTCGCCGACGACGAGTTCGTCTGGGAGTGCCAGCAGCTCCTCCGCGAGGGGACGTTCGACCTGGTGTTCTACTACGAGGCCGGCGTCGACCAGGAGGCGCTAGCCGACGACCTCGACTCGCTCGACCACATCGACCGGGTCACGCTCGTCCCCTAA
- the hemA gene encoding glutamyl-tRNA reductase produces MSVSHTLATVEEVESAAPDDESAAAQRLAARPGVSESVVLATCNRAEAYVVTDSASKGQDALSDFAPEVREGAVSRLNHEDAIRHLMRVASGLESLVLGEDQIIGQVKDALERAREDGTLGPVLEESLLKAIHVGERARTETAINEGTVSMGSAAVELAGREADLDDATALVLGAGEMGTLAARAFDGAGVDELVVANRTLPNAEHVAEDVSVDAEAVGLHEAPAAAQDASVVVAATGADEPVLTADDLEGADAVCVDIARPRDIDPAAAEIDGVVVHDIDDLEAVTEQAHENRRAAARQVEAMIDEEHDRLLSSFKRARADEAIRGMYEGAERMKSRELDRALTKLEAQGDLNEDQRETVEALADSLVSQLLAPPTESLREAAGQDDWTTIQTAMELFDPTTDVVDVEGAADAADEATGE; encoded by the coding sequence GTGAGCGTCTCCCACACGCTCGCGACCGTCGAGGAGGTGGAGTCGGCGGCGCCCGACGACGAGAGCGCCGCGGCCCAGCGACTCGCCGCCCGGCCGGGCGTTTCCGAGAGCGTCGTGCTCGCCACCTGCAACCGCGCGGAGGCGTACGTCGTCACCGACAGCGCCTCGAAGGGCCAAGACGCGCTCTCGGATTTCGCGCCGGAAGTCCGTGAGGGTGCCGTCAGCCGTCTCAACCACGAGGACGCGATCCGCCACCTGATGCGGGTCGCGAGCGGGCTGGAGTCGCTGGTGCTGGGGGAGGACCAGATCATCGGCCAAGTGAAGGACGCGCTCGAACGCGCCCGCGAGGACGGCACGCTCGGGCCCGTACTCGAGGAGTCGCTGCTGAAGGCGATCCACGTGGGCGAGCGCGCCCGCACCGAGACCGCGATCAACGAGGGGACCGTCTCGATGGGGTCGGCCGCGGTCGAGCTCGCCGGCCGTGAGGCCGACCTCGACGACGCGACCGCGCTGGTGCTCGGCGCCGGCGAGATGGGGACGCTCGCGGCCCGGGCGTTCGACGGCGCCGGCGTCGACGAACTCGTCGTCGCCAACCGCACGCTGCCCAACGCCGAACACGTCGCCGAGGACGTGAGCGTCGACGCCGAGGCGGTCGGGCTCCACGAGGCGCCCGCCGCGGCCCAGGACGCCTCGGTCGTCGTCGCCGCCACCGGCGCCGACGAGCCGGTGTTGACGGCCGACGATCTCGAGGGTGCCGACGCGGTCTGTGTCGACATCGCTCGCCCGCGGGATATCGACCCGGCGGCTGCCGAGATCGACGGCGTCGTCGTCCACGACATCGACGACTTGGAGGCGGTCACCGAGCAGGCCCACGAGAACCGCCGCGCGGCCGCCCGGCAGGTCGAGGCGATGATCGACGAGGAGCACGACCGCCTGCTCTCCTCGTTCAAGCGCGCCCGCGCCGACGAGGCGATCCGCGGCATGTACGAAGGCGCCGAGCGGATGAAGAGCCGCGAGCTCGACCGCGCGCTCACCAAGCTCGAGGCCCAGGGCGACCTGAACGAGGACCAGCGCGAGACCGTGGAGGCGCTGGCTGACTCGCTGGTCTCCCAACTGCTCGCGCCGCCGACCGAGAGCCTGCGGGAGGCCGCCGGGCAGGACGACTGGACCACCATCCAGACCGCGATGGAGCTGTTCGACCCGACTACCGACGTCGTCGACGTCGAGGGGGCTGCCGACGCGGCCGACGAGGCGACCGGCGAGTAA
- a CDS encoding 4a-hydroxytetrahydrobiopterin dehydratase, with translation MTETLDDEEVERRLPEDWERDGDEIVRVYEFDDYGSAVRFVNDVADIADEEFHHPEVVLRYDEVEVRFTTHDAGGITEKDLRLADYCDGEY, from the coding sequence ATGACGGAGACACTCGACGACGAGGAAGTAGAGCGCCGACTGCCCGAGGACTGGGAGCGCGACGGCGACGAGATCGTCCGCGTCTACGAGTTCGACGACTACGGCAGCGCCGTCAGGTTCGTGAACGACGTGGCCGACATCGCCGACGAGGAGTTCCACCACCCCGAGGTCGTCCTGCGCTACGACGAGGTCGAGGTGCGGTTCACCACCCACGACGCCGGCGGGATCACCGAGAAGGACCTCCGGCTCGCGGACTACTGCGACGGCGAGTACTGA
- the lwrS gene encoding LWR-salt protein translates to MKAAYVFEAAFRLPAEGVALDPNRFETTLRLFAPAPGVEPGPERIDWLFFRDRLWHGEIGDEAPLRDVVSDWLDVEVVSLSFAELRADEAYLDALRAEIERDLSRFNAETVDEVLHQYLGSSVHVVDAEAV, encoded by the coding sequence ATGAAGGCCGCCTACGTGTTCGAGGCGGCGTTCCGCCTCCCCGCCGAGGGCGTCGCGCTCGACCCGAACCGCTTCGAGACCACGCTCCGGCTGTTCGCGCCCGCGCCGGGGGTCGAACCCGGCCCGGAGCGGATCGACTGGCTGTTCTTCCGCGACCGGCTCTGGCACGGCGAGATCGGCGACGAGGCGCCGCTGCGCGATGTGGTGAGCGATTGGCTCGACGTGGAAGTGGTCTCGCTGTCGTTCGCGGAACTGCGTGCCGACGAGGCGTACCTCGACGCGCTCCGGGCGGAGATCGAACGCGACCTCTCGCGGTTCAACGCCGAGACGGTCGACGAGGTGCTCCACCAGTACCTCGGCTCGTCGGTGCACGTCGTCGATGCCGAGGCGGTCTGA